The following coding sequences lie in one Populus trichocarpa isolate Nisqually-1 chromosome 14, P.trichocarpa_v4.1, whole genome shotgun sequence genomic window:
- the LOC7486842 gene encoding proline--tRNA ligase, cytoplasmic: protein MAGGKKKEVKKETGLGLSFKKEENFGEWYSEVVVNGEMIEYYDISGCYILRPWAMSIWEIMQVFFDAEIKKMKIKNCYFPLFVSSSVLEKEKDHIEGFAPEVAWVTKSGKSDLEIPIAIRPTSETVMYPYFSKWIRGHRDLPLKLNQWCNVVRWEFSNPTPFIRSREFLWQEGHTAFATKQEADEEVLQILELYRRIYEEFLAIPIIKGKKSEMEKFAGGLYTTSVEAFIPNTGRGIQGATSHCLGQNFAKMFEINFENEKGEKGMAWQNSWAYSTRTIGVMVMVHGDDKGLVLPPKVSSVQVIVVPVPFKDANTQGIFDACAATVDTLCEAGIRAEADYRENYSPGWKYSHWEMKGVPLRIEIGPKDLANNQVRAVRRDNAAKVDISCDNLAEKVKDMLDDIQKSMFDAAKQKRDACIQVAKTWDEFKEALSQRKMILAPWCDEEEVEKDVKDRTRGEMGAAKSLCSPFDQPELPEGTTCFASGKPAKKWTYWGRSY, encoded by the exons ATGGCTGGTGGTAAAAAGAAGGAGGTTAAGAAAGAGACTGGGTTAGGTCTCTCTTTCAAAAAGGAAGAGAATTTTGGGGAATGGTACTCAGAG GTGGTTGTGAATGGGGAGATGATTGAATATTATGACATTTCTGGTTGCTATATTCTGAGGCCATGGGCAATGTCAATATGGGAGATTATGCAA GTATTCTTTGATgcagaaatcaagaaaatgaaaattaagaatTGCTACTTCCCTCTTTTTGTTTCATCTAGTGTtctggaaaaggaaaaggatcaCATTGAGGGCTTTGCTCCAGAG GTTGCTTGGGTGACAAAGTCAGGAAAATCTGACTTGGAGATTCCTATTGCCATCCGTCCAACTAGTGAGACTGTTATGTATCCCTATTTTTCTAAGTGGATCAGGGGACACCGTGACCTGCCTCTGAAACTCAACCAATGGTGCAATGTTGTTCGTTGGGAGTTCAGCAATCCTACACCATTTATCAG GAGCCGGGAGTTCCTCTGGCAGGAAGGGCACACTGCTTTTGCAACAAAGCAAGAAGCAGATGAAGAG GTCCTTCAAATATTGGAACTGTACAGACGCATATATGAAGAATTCTTGGCTATTCCTATTATAAAGGGCAAGAAAAGTGAGATGGAGAAGTTTGCTGGTGGACTTTACACAACTAGCGTTGAG GCATTTATTCCCAACACTGGACGTGGTATCCAAGGTGCAACTTCTCATTGTCTGGGCCAAAATTTTGCAAAAATGTTTGAAATAAACTTCGAAAATGAGAAGGGGGAGAAGGGAATGGCCTGGCAGAACTCTTGGGCCTATAGTACTCGAACG ATTGGAGTCATGGTGATGGTTCATGGTGATGACAAAGGCTTGGTTCTGCCACCTAAAGTGTCATCTGTCCAAGTTATCGTCGTTCCTGTGCCTTTCAAAGATGCTAATACTCAAGGAATCTTTGATGCATGTGCTGCAACTGTGGATACTTTGTGTGAAGCAGGTATTCGTGCTGAGGCTGATTACAGAGAGAATTACTCACCTGGTTGGAAATACTCTCACTGGGAAATGAAAGGTGTTCCTCTGAGGATTGAAATTGGGCCCAAAGATTTGGCAAATAATCAG GTACGTGCTGTTCGCCGTGACAATGCAGCAAAAGTGGATATCAGTTGTGACAATTTGGCGGAGAAAGTAAAGGATATGCTGGATGATATTCAAAAGAGCATGTTCGATGCTGCTAAACAAAAGCGAGATGCTTGCATTCAAGTTGCGAAAACTTGGGATGAATTCAAGGAAGCTctcagtcaaaggaaaatgatcttagCTCCTTGGTGTGATGAGGAG gAGGTGGAAAAGGATGTGAAAGATCGAACAAGAGGTGAAATGGGAGCAGCCAAGAGTCTTTGTTCCCCATTTGACCAGCCCGAGCTCCCTGAAG gTACTACATGCTTTGCTTCTGGAAAGCCTGCAAAAAAGTGGACCTACTGGGGCAGGAGTTACTAG